A single region of the Mechercharimyces sp. CAU 1602 genome encodes:
- a CDS encoding DNA topoisomerase 3: MKLVITEKPDQMRKLAACFPIQTKSRDSIRIKPCTAFPQGAVFVTCYGHIVRLQEPHEIDPVYKRWSLQQLPILPETLKYKVEKSKAKSFQLIKQYVNDPEVTSVIIATDPAREGEAIARLPLMLAKNRKPIERLWTSSLTDAAIKKAFLQLKDGKETYPLFQEAQARAISDWMIGMNGSRTYTLLLQRAGIGKEVFSVGRVQTALLRLLYDREIAIEQHVPTPYYEVFATFNMNEKIYEGKLFLEDSDRIAKKAQALRVKEFCHDQEAIITDIKKERQVIRPPKLFDLNSLQTTANRRFKYPPSQTLKIAQSLYEKSLISYPRTNSAFVSAEEIDSFADILQQFQQKRIFPDFVPPPKKPTSLLQDKRFCNPSKIEDHYAIIPTEKVPLLAKMGTDERNIYELVAQRLIAAHYPDALYDTTEIITVVSERAFFRTKGKQLVDLGWKVVFGGEEKEEKKKGNEDEIALPSLDKGEQGRVTQVEIKEKITQPKPRITAGQMINVMKNAYDYIEDKDKKRFKKTELSIGTPATRASIIDTLQQRSYIENHKNEIFVTAKGRVLIEAIGDHLITSPMMTASWETYLHQIGRGEKEAAPFIAQSKKVCNDLLQHAQRQASSWRFTPIAEAPSPVKKKPKKKSTPVKSQTAGVNTPSLGACPLCEQGKITEEQNGYRCSVGTCSFLLPFKWCGKALSKRSVKKMIVGEATQVLKGFKSKSGKKFDAALTYDSKQQKIIPQFTQSK; the protein is encoded by the coding sequence ATGAAACTTGTCATCACCGAAAAACCAGATCAGATGCGAAAACTAGCTGCCTGCTTTCCTATTCAAACAAAAAGCAGAGATTCCATTCGTATTAAACCTTGCACGGCTTTCCCGCAAGGAGCTGTATTTGTCACCTGTTACGGACATATTGTGCGTTTGCAAGAACCACACGAAATCGACCCTGTCTATAAACGATGGAGCTTACAACAACTACCCATCCTTCCTGAAACACTAAAATACAAGGTGGAGAAAAGTAAGGCGAAGAGCTTCCAATTGATAAAACAATATGTGAATGATCCTGAGGTGACCAGTGTTATTATCGCCACCGACCCCGCACGAGAAGGAGAAGCGATCGCTCGCCTTCCCCTGATGTTAGCGAAAAATCGCAAGCCAATCGAACGTCTCTGGACATCGTCGTTAACAGATGCCGCCATCAAAAAAGCATTCCTCCAGCTTAAAGACGGAAAAGAGACTTATCCTCTCTTTCAAGAAGCACAAGCTCGTGCCATCTCTGATTGGATGATTGGGATGAATGGTAGCCGCACGTATACGTTACTGTTACAGCGTGCAGGGATTGGAAAAGAGGTGTTTTCTGTCGGGCGCGTGCAAACCGCTCTGTTACGCTTACTCTATGATCGAGAAATAGCAATTGAACAACATGTGCCTACCCCCTATTACGAAGTATTTGCTACCTTTAATATGAATGAGAAAATATATGAAGGTAAACTATTTCTCGAAGATAGCGACCGGATTGCAAAGAAAGCGCAAGCGCTAAGGGTAAAAGAGTTTTGTCATGATCAAGAGGCTATCATCACCGACATAAAAAAAGAGAGACAGGTAATTCGTCCACCGAAACTTTTCGACCTGAACAGTTTGCAGACGACAGCCAATCGTCGTTTCAAATATCCGCCTTCGCAAACATTGAAGATCGCACAATCTCTTTACGAAAAATCACTCATTAGTTACCCTCGAACAAACAGTGCGTTTGTCTCCGCTGAAGAGATCGACTCATTCGCAGATATTTTACAACAGTTTCAGCAAAAACGGATTTTCCCTGATTTTGTCCCGCCACCTAAGAAACCTACTTCACTACTTCAAGATAAGCGCTTTTGTAATCCATCTAAGATTGAAGATCATTATGCCATCATTCCCACCGAAAAAGTACCACTGCTTGCGAAAATGGGGACTGATGAGCGAAACATCTATGAGCTAGTGGCACAGCGGTTAATCGCCGCCCATTACCCTGATGCACTTTACGATACCACCGAGATTATTACAGTCGTTTCAGAGCGCGCATTTTTTCGTACCAAGGGAAAACAATTGGTCGATCTAGGGTGGAAAGTTGTTTTTGGAGGGGAAGAAAAAGAAGAAAAAAAGAAAGGAAATGAAGACGAGATTGCTCTGCCTTCACTAGATAAAGGCGAACAGGGTAGAGTGACACAAGTAGAAATCAAAGAGAAAATCACACAGCCTAAGCCTCGTATTACCGCCGGACAGATGATCAATGTGATGAAAAATGCATACGACTATATCGAAGATAAAGATAAAAAGCGTTTCAAAAAGACTGAGCTTAGTATTGGTACACCCGCAACACGTGCTTCCATTATTGATACCTTACAGCAGAGAAGCTACATCGAAAACCACAAAAATGAAATATTTGTAACCGCTAAAGGACGTGTCCTGATCGAAGCTATTGGCGATCACTTGATTACTTCGCCCATGATGACCGCTTCTTGGGAAACATACCTTCATCAGATTGGCAGAGGGGAAAAAGAGGCAGCACCTTTTATCGCTCAATCGAAGAAGGTATGTAACGATCTCCTTCAGCATGCACAAAGACAAGCGTCTTCTTGGAGATTTACTCCCATAGCAGAGGCTCCTTCCCCTGTTAAGAAGAAACCAAAGAAAAAATCCACACCTGTGAAATCACAGACAGCTGGTGTTAACACCCCCTCTCTCGGTGCTTGCCCGCTTTGTGAGCAAGGGAAGATTACTGAAGAGCAGAATGGGTATCGTTGTTCGGTAGGCACCTGCTCTTTTCTGCTCCCCTTCAAATGGTGTGGAAAAGCACTTTCCAAACGCTCTGTGAAAAAAATGATTGTAGGTGAAGCAACCCAAGTACTTAAAGGATTTAAGAGTAAGAGCGGTAAGAAGTTTGACGCAGCCCTCACTTATGATTCCAAACAGCAAAAGATCATTCCGCAGTTTACACAGAGCAAATAG
- a CDS encoding Na+/H+ antiporter NhaC family protein, protein MKQSEGKAVALLPLAVFLLLFVGVGIVSGDFYKLPALVAIVIALAVAVMVNGKEKLGDKIERIATGAGHPDLIMMVFIFLLAGAFSATASGMGAVEATVNLALTWIPQHLLLVGLFVIAGFISLSMGTSMGTIAALAPIGVGLSAQTELSLALVMATVVGGAMFGDNLSIISDTTIAAVRTQQTKMSDKFKANFWIVLPAAVFTMLLLFFLGAGNTSTVATGQFHFIKVLPYIGVLLAALWGLNVIAVLAGGILLSVFIGWWDGSFTVGNVAQTVSEGMLGMSELIVLSMLIGGMVELIRANGGLQYLLDGILRRVHSRKGAEAGIAGIVSLANVATANNTISILFAGPVAKEIADRYDVDKRKSASILDIFSCAVQGLLPYGAQMLLVANTAGVSPLTILPYAFYPLLIGVCGILAIIFSLPRLEGKKREKKVASAEVVVNQ, encoded by the coding sequence ATGAAACAATCAGAAGGTAAAGCAGTAGCACTCCTCCCCTTAGCCGTATTTTTATTACTCTTTGTGGGGGTAGGTATTGTATCAGGTGATTTTTATAAACTACCAGCGCTTGTGGCGATTGTGATCGCTTTGGCTGTAGCAGTTATGGTAAATGGGAAAGAAAAATTGGGGGATAAGATTGAACGCATAGCCACAGGGGCAGGGCATCCTGATCTCATTATGATGGTCTTTATTTTCTTATTAGCCGGTGCTTTTAGTGCGACTGCAAGTGGGATGGGAGCTGTGGAAGCAACGGTAAACTTGGCACTCACCTGGATACCCCAACATTTACTTCTAGTCGGTCTATTTGTAATTGCCGGATTCATCTCCCTTTCGATGGGCACATCGATGGGCACCATTGCTGCTCTCGCACCGATCGGTGTTGGACTTAGCGCACAGACAGAGCTTTCATTGGCACTGGTGATGGCAACTGTAGTCGGAGGGGCCATGTTTGGTGACAACCTGTCTATCATTTCCGACACGACGATTGCGGCGGTACGCACGCAACAAACTAAAATGAGTGATAAATTTAAAGCGAATTTTTGGATTGTATTGCCGGCTGCCGTATTTACAATGCTGCTTCTGTTTTTTCTCGGGGCAGGCAATACGTCCACTGTTGCTACGGGTCAATTTCATTTCATAAAGGTGTTACCTTATATTGGAGTCTTGCTGGCTGCACTATGGGGGTTAAATGTGATTGCTGTTTTGGCTGGAGGAATCCTGCTGTCAGTCTTCATCGGTTGGTGGGATGGAAGTTTTACAGTAGGCAATGTGGCACAGACGGTATCTGAAGGAATGTTGGGGATGTCTGAGTTAATCGTTCTTTCTATGCTGATCGGTGGAATGGTGGAACTCATTCGTGCCAATGGAGGATTACAATACTTACTGGATGGCATTCTTCGCCGCGTTCACTCCAGAAAAGGTGCGGAAGCAGGGATCGCCGGTATTGTCAGCCTGGCTAACGTAGCGACTGCTAATAACACGATTTCCATACTATTCGCAGGACCTGTCGCTAAAGAGATCGCTGATAGATATGATGTTGATAAGCGTAAATCTGCCAGCATCCTCGATATCTTTTCTTGTGCTGTGCAAGGTCTTCTCCCGTATGGAGCACAAATGCTTCTTGTTGCCAATACGGCAGGTGTCTCCCCTTTAACCATTCTCCCTTACGCTTTTTATCCACTCCTGATCGGCGTTTGTGGCATCCTCGCTATCATCTTTAGCCTACCACGTCTGGAGGGAAAGAAAAGAGAGAAAAAGGTGGCTTCCGCTGAGGTGGTTGTTAACCAGTAA